The Streptomyces sp. NBC_01268 genome window below encodes:
- a CDS encoding acyl-CoA dehydrogenase family protein encodes MDFRLTEDQRALKRGVRELLDRRFGRDALRAAVDGAGPAGAALDRELWRELGAAGFFALRLPEAAGGVGLGLPDAVLLFEEAGRALLPGPLIATHLAAGEVPGAAEGAVVVTAVDPSGLVEWLEAADVVLGRAEGVVPVRSVDPLTPLHRAPVSGGTTGTAETAETAETDPASREASLLTAAEQLGSAARTTELAVAHARTREQFGQPIGGFQAVKHLCAQMLVRTEVARVAVYAAAVTADPVEIAGARLLADEAATACARDCLQVYGGMGFTWEADVHLHLKRAWVRAERGLAGAAAEELVAASL; translated from the coding sequence TTCCGACTCACCGAGGACCAGCGGGCGCTCAAGCGAGGCGTACGGGAGCTCCTCGACCGCCGCTTCGGCCGGGACGCGCTGCGGGCGGCGGTCGACGGCGCGGGCCCGGCCGGGGCGGCGCTCGACCGGGAGCTGTGGCGCGAGCTCGGCGCGGCCGGCTTCTTCGCGCTCCGGCTCCCCGAGGCGGCCGGCGGCGTCGGCCTCGGCCTCCCGGATGCGGTGCTCCTCTTCGAGGAGGCGGGTCGGGCGCTGCTGCCGGGGCCGCTGATCGCGACGCATCTGGCGGCGGGGGAGGTGCCGGGGGCGGCGGAGGGGGCCGTGGTGGTCACCGCGGTCGATCCGAGCGGGCTCGTCGAATGGCTGGAAGCCGCCGACGTGGTGCTCGGCCGCGCCGAGGGCGTCGTGCCGGTGCGGAGCGTCGATCCGTTGACGCCCCTGCACCGGGCGCCCGTCAGCGGGGGCACCACGGGGACGGCGGAGACGGCGGAGACGGCGGAGACGGATCCGGCGTCCCGCGAAGCCTCCCTGCTCACCGCCGCCGAGCAGCTCGGCTCCGCCGCCCGTACCACCGAGCTGGCCGTCGCCCACGCCCGCACCCGGGAGCAGTTCGGGCAGCCGATCGGCGGCTTCCAGGCCGTCAAGCACCTGTGCGCGCAGATGCTCGTACGAACGGAGGTCGCCCGTGTCGCCGTCTACGCCGCCGCCGTGACCGCCGACCCCGTCGAGATCGCCGGGGCCCGGCTGCTGGCCGACGAGGCCGCGACCGCGTGCGCCCGGGACTGCCTCCAGGTGTACGGCGGCATGGGCTTCACCTGGGAGGCCGACGTGCACCTGCACCTCAAGCGCGCCTGGGTGCGGGCCGAGCGCGGACTCGCGGGGGCGGCGGCGGAGGAGCTGGTGGCGGCCTCGCTGTAG
- a CDS encoding ATP-binding protein has product MQVLQVQLEVGADPAEVGRARRWARSRLAGSGIGDDEPLADTLVLLISELVTNAVVHTGCPAVLRMLFGRGGVRVEVADTSERPPKPRHAEGEDTNGRGLELVDGLADRWGWQREGAGKSIWCEVDRAPGAGPVAQGSPARVHC; this is encoded by the coding sequence GTGCAGGTGCTTCAGGTTCAGTTGGAGGTCGGAGCCGATCCGGCCGAGGTGGGACGAGCCCGGCGATGGGCGCGGTCGCGGCTGGCGGGATCGGGGATAGGGGACGACGAGCCGCTGGCGGACACGCTGGTGCTGCTCATCTCCGAGCTGGTCACCAACGCCGTGGTCCACACGGGCTGCCCGGCCGTGCTGCGGATGCTGTTCGGCAGGGGCGGGGTGCGGGTCGAGGTCGCCGACACGAGCGAACGCCCGCCGAAGCCCCGGCACGCGGAGGGCGAGGACACCAACGGGCGTGGCCTGGAGCTGGTCGACGGGCTCGCCGACCGGTGGGGCTGGCAGCGCGAGGGTGCGGGCAAGAGCATCTGGTGCGAGGTGGACCGGGCCCCGGGCGCGGGTCCCGTCGCGCAGGGCTCACCCGCCCGGGTGCACTGTTGA
- a CDS encoding cyclase family protein, which translates to MSSPSALPPEFHEIAKRVNNWGRWGRDDEIGTLNLITDEVVREAAATVRTGRRVPLAVALEQDGVQTGMIPGRVNPLHVMVQVNQELFGPGTVATSDDAVTLGLQAGTHWDALTHVSHSGRIYNGRPAGTITPHGRSQFSGIHTARHLVSRGVLLDVAAAKGVDRLPGDHAVTPEDLDEAAEFGGVTVRAGDIVLVRTGQIQVYLAGDRHGYAFPSPGLSVRTPEWFHARDVAAVANDTLTFEIFPPEIENLWLPVHALDLVEMGMLQGQNWNLEELSTACAQERRYAFLLSAMPEPFVGGTGTPVAPVAVL; encoded by the coding sequence ATGTCTTCGCCCAGTGCTCTTCCGCCGGAATTCCACGAGATCGCCAAGCGCGTCAACAACTGGGGCCGTTGGGGCCGGGACGACGAGATCGGCACCCTCAACCTGATCACCGACGAGGTGGTCCGCGAGGCCGCCGCCACCGTCCGCACCGGCCGCCGCGTGCCCCTGGCCGTCGCCCTCGAACAGGACGGGGTGCAGACCGGCATGATCCCCGGCCGGGTCAACCCGCTGCACGTCATGGTCCAGGTCAACCAGGAGCTCTTCGGCCCCGGCACCGTCGCCACCAGCGACGACGCCGTGACCCTCGGCCTCCAGGCCGGCACCCACTGGGACGCGCTCACCCACGTCTCGCACTCGGGCCGGATCTACAACGGGCGGCCCGCCGGCACCATCACCCCGCACGGGCGCTCCCAGTTCAGCGGCATCCACACCGCCCGGCACCTGGTGAGCCGCGGGGTGCTGCTCGACGTGGCCGCCGCCAAGGGCGTGGACCGGCTGCCCGGCGACCACGCGGTCACGCCCGAAGACCTCGACGAGGCGGCGGAGTTCGGCGGGGTCACCGTACGCGCGGGTGACATCGTGCTCGTACGGACCGGGCAGATCCAGGTCTACCTGGCCGGGGACCGGCACGGGTACGCGTTCCCTTCACCGGGGCTGTCCGTGCGCACGCCCGAGTGGTTCCACGCCCGGGACGTGGCGGCGGTCGCCAACGACACGCTCACCTTCGAGATCTTCCCGCCGGAGATCGAGAACCTGTGGCTGCCCGTGCACGCCCTCGACCTGGTCGAGATGGGCATGCTCCAGGGGCAGAACTGGAACCTGGAGGAACTGTCCACAGCCTGTGCACAAGAGCGGCGGTACGCGTTCCTGCTCTCGGCGATGCCCGAGCCGTTCGTGGGCGGCACCGGCACACCCGTGGCACCGGTGGCCGTCCTCTGA
- a CDS encoding SDR family oxidoreductase → MGNFLAGKVVAVTGAGRGIGRAVALACAAEGAKVVVNDYGVSIEGGEPTSEVAESVVKEIEAVGGAAVAVADDISTMAGGQRIVDVALAEYGRIDGVVCVAGILRERMLFNMSEEEWDPVVATHLKGTFTVFRAASAVMRRQGSGTLVGFTSGNHQGSVAQANYSAAKGGIISLVRSAALGLHKYGVTANAVAPVARTRMSANVPMELKEIGEPEDVAALVVYLLSDRARAEKITGQVYTIAGPKIAVWAQPRELRAGYAEGGAWTPDRIADFLPGTVGTDPMPMLQQLEEMARAAAAGDRPNSLKENGS, encoded by the coding sequence GTGGGGAACTTCTTGGCAGGGAAGGTCGTCGCCGTGACAGGCGCGGGGAGGGGGATCGGCCGCGCGGTCGCCCTCGCCTGCGCGGCGGAGGGCGCGAAGGTCGTCGTCAACGACTACGGGGTCTCCATCGAGGGCGGCGAGCCGACCAGCGAGGTCGCCGAGTCCGTCGTCAAGGAGATCGAGGCGGTCGGCGGGGCGGCCGTCGCCGTCGCCGACGACATCTCGACGATGGCGGGCGGGCAGCGGATCGTCGATGTGGCGCTCGCCGAGTACGGGCGCATCGACGGCGTCGTGTGCGTGGCCGGCATCCTGCGCGAGCGGATGCTCTTCAACATGTCCGAGGAGGAGTGGGACCCCGTCGTCGCCACCCACCTCAAGGGCACCTTCACCGTCTTCCGGGCCGCCTCCGCGGTCATGCGCCGCCAGGGGAGCGGCACCCTCGTCGGCTTCACCAGCGGCAACCACCAGGGCTCCGTCGCCCAGGCCAACTACTCGGCGGCCAAGGGCGGCATCATCTCGCTGGTCCGCTCGGCGGCGCTCGGCCTCCACAAGTACGGCGTCACGGCCAACGCCGTCGCGCCGGTGGCGCGCACCCGGATGTCGGCCAACGTGCCGATGGAGCTCAAGGAGATCGGCGAGCCGGAGGACGTGGCCGCGCTCGTCGTCTACCTGCTCTCCGACCGGGCCAGGGCCGAGAAGATCACCGGCCAGGTCTACACGATCGCCGGCCCCAAGATCGCCGTCTGGGCCCAGCCCCGCGAGCTGCGCGCCGGCTACGCGGAGGGTGGCGCCTGGACCCCGGACCGGATCGCCGACTTCCTCCCGGGCACCGTCGGCACCGATCCGATGCCGATGCTCCAGCAACTGGAGGAGATGGCGCGCGCCGCGGCCGCCGGGGACCGCCCCAACTCACTTAAGGAGAACGGGTCATGA
- a CDS encoding Zn-dependent alcohol dehydrogenase, which yields MRGVVFDGKQVRVVDDLEVRDPGPGEVLVGIAAAGLCHSDLSVVDGTIPFPAPVVLGHEGAGIVEAVGPGVTHVVPGDHVALSTLANCGACADCDRGRPTMCRKAIGMPGQPFSRGGQPLFQFASNSSFAEKTVVKAVQAVRIPTGIPLTSAALMGCGVLTGVGAVLNRARVDRGETVVVIGTGGIGLNVLQGARIAGATTIVAVDTNPAKEPVALDFGATHFLTSADAVREILPTGADHVFECVGHTGLVRTAIDLLDRHGQAVLLGMTAPKSEATFLPAAMFLDKSILGCRYGSSRPQKDIALYADLYLSGRLLLDELVTATYPVEDFARAVEDAEQGKVARGVLTF from the coding sequence ATGAGGGGTGTCGTCTTCGACGGGAAGCAGGTCCGGGTCGTCGACGACCTGGAGGTCCGCGACCCCGGGCCCGGCGAGGTGCTGGTCGGCATCGCGGCGGCCGGGCTGTGCCACAGCGACCTGTCGGTCGTCGACGGCACCATCCCCTTCCCCGCCCCGGTCGTCCTCGGCCACGAGGGCGCCGGGATCGTCGAGGCGGTCGGCCCCGGCGTCACCCATGTCGTGCCCGGCGACCACGTGGCCCTGTCCACCCTCGCCAACTGCGGGGCGTGCGCCGACTGCGACCGGGGGCGCCCGACGATGTGCCGCAAGGCCATCGGGATGCCCGGGCAGCCGTTCTCCCGCGGCGGGCAGCCGCTGTTCCAGTTCGCGTCGAACTCCTCCTTCGCGGAGAAGACCGTCGTGAAGGCCGTCCAGGCCGTGAGGATCCCCACCGGGATCCCGCTGACCTCCGCCGCCCTGATGGGCTGTGGCGTCCTCACCGGCGTCGGCGCCGTCCTCAACCGGGCCAGGGTCGACCGCGGCGAGACCGTCGTCGTCATCGGCACCGGCGGCATCGGCCTCAACGTCCTCCAGGGCGCCCGGATCGCGGGCGCCACGACGATCGTCGCGGTCGACACCAACCCGGCCAAGGAGCCGGTGGCCCTCGACTTCGGCGCGACCCACTTCCTCACCTCGGCCGACGCGGTTCGGGAGATCCTGCCCACCGGCGCGGACCACGTCTTCGAGTGCGTGGGCCACACCGGACTCGTCCGCACGGCGATCGACCTGCTCGACCGGCACGGCCAGGCCGTCCTGCTCGGCATGACCGCCCCGAAGTCCGAGGCGACCTTCCTGCCGGCCGCGATGTTCCTGGACAAGTCGATCCTGGGATGCCGCTACGGCTCCTCCCGCCCCCAGAAGGACATCGCCCTCTACGCCGACCTCTACCTCTCCGGCCGTCTCCTCCTCGACGAGCTCGTCACGGCGACGTACCCGGTGGAGGACTTCGCGCGGGCGGTGGAGGACGCGGAGCAGGGGAAGGTGGCGCGGGGGGTGCTGACCTTCTGA
- a CDS encoding GlxA family transcriptional regulator: MNSKRPHRVAVLALPGLLPFELGIPHRIFGRAKDPGGRPLYEIVTCATAAGPVRTDADFAVHVEHGPEILGTADTVVVPASYELGPVYDEGRLPPELAAALAHVRPGTRLVAICTGGYVLAAAGYLDGRPATTHWASAEHFQRLFPRVRVDADVLFVDDGDVLTSAGVAAGIDLCLHIVRRDHGAGVANDVARRTVVPPHRDGGQAQYIARPVPETGTSTTTTARAWALAHLHEPIQLRDLAVRESMSVRTFTRRFREEAGVSPGQWLTQQRVERARHLLESTDLPIDQIAHASGFGTAQSLRVHLQSAIGVTPTAYRRTFRAAGAVG, from the coding sequence TTGAACAGCAAGCGTCCGCACCGGGTCGCCGTCCTCGCCCTGCCCGGACTGCTCCCCTTCGAACTGGGCATCCCGCACCGGATCTTCGGCCGCGCCAAGGACCCCGGGGGACGGCCGCTGTACGAGATCGTCACCTGCGCGACGGCCGCCGGACCGGTCCGGACCGACGCCGACTTCGCGGTGCACGTCGAGCACGGCCCCGAGATCCTCGGCACCGCCGACACGGTCGTCGTCCCCGCCTCGTACGAGCTCGGCCCGGTCTACGACGAGGGCCGCCTGCCCCCCGAGCTCGCGGCGGCGCTCGCGCACGTCCGGCCCGGCACCCGGCTCGTCGCGATCTGCACCGGCGGGTACGTGCTGGCCGCCGCCGGCTACCTCGACGGGCGCCCGGCCACCACCCACTGGGCCTCCGCCGAGCACTTCCAGCGCCTGTTCCCCCGGGTGCGGGTCGACGCGGACGTCCTCTTCGTGGACGACGGCGACGTGCTGACCTCGGCCGGCGTCGCCGCCGGGATCGACCTGTGCCTGCACATCGTGCGCCGCGACCACGGCGCGGGCGTCGCCAACGACGTGGCCCGGCGCACGGTCGTGCCCCCGCACCGGGACGGCGGGCAGGCCCAGTACATCGCGCGGCCGGTGCCGGAGACCGGGACCTCGACCACCACCACGGCCCGCGCCTGGGCCCTCGCCCACCTCCACGAGCCGATCCAGCTGCGGGACCTGGCGGTCCGGGAGTCCATGAGCGTGCGGACCTTCACCCGCCGCTTCCGCGAGGAGGCCGGCGTGAGCCCCGGCCAGTGGCTCACCCAGCAGCGCGTCGAACGCGCCCGCCACCTCCTGGAATCCACCGACCTCCCGATCGACCAGATCGCCCACGCCTCGGGCTTCGGCACGGCCCAGTCGCTCCGGGTGCACCTCCAGTCGGCGATCGGCGTGACCCCCACGGCCTACCGGCGCACCTTCCGGGCGGCCGGCGCGGTGGGCTGA
- a CDS encoding MFS transporter — protein sequence MLVTDNTHKSEADGRIPVPVEPPAPAGGLPAPTEPPALWNRNFRLFFVARAVAVFGEGMVPVAFAAGLIGAGHSGSTVGYALGLWTASFAVFVLFGGVLADRFTARRMMIVADLLRLPGAVLLGVTFALGSPPLWAVYALSAVSGVGAALFQPGVASTIPRIAPDVQRANAVLRVVEALMTMAGPAAAGLLVALWNAGAAFAVNGAAFAVSAVCFTLMRIAPVPSDGIRRGSMASELALGWREFRARSWLWGVIAIWTVYGLTVAGPMVPLTASLVTEQHGSATYGVLMAVNGAGSAVGGLLALRLRPVRPLAAGAVALLGLPVNLLLLGTGAAVPLLYAGQFVGGAAFAFWLVMWSTAVQTHVPQDALNRMHAYDVAGSLLMMGVGRTLSGPVAAVVGAEQVLLAGAGIAVLVVTALLLVRPIRTLPRL from the coding sequence GTGCTCGTGACGGACAACACGCACAAGTCTGAGGCCGACGGACGGATTCCCGTACCCGTAGAGCCGCCCGCACCCGCCGGGGGCCTCCCCGCCCCCACCGAGCCCCCCGCTCTCTGGAACCGTAACTTCCGCCTCTTCTTCGTCGCCCGCGCGGTCGCCGTGTTCGGCGAGGGCATGGTCCCGGTCGCCTTCGCCGCCGGACTCATCGGCGCAGGTCACTCCGGCTCCACCGTCGGCTACGCGCTCGGTCTGTGGACCGCGTCCTTCGCCGTCTTCGTGCTCTTCGGCGGCGTCCTCGCGGACCGTTTCACCGCGCGGCGCATGATGATCGTCGCCGACCTCCTGCGGCTGCCCGGCGCCGTGCTCCTCGGGGTCACCTTCGCGCTCGGCAGCCCGCCGCTGTGGGCCGTGTACGCGCTGTCCGCCGTCAGCGGCGTCGGTGCCGCCCTGTTCCAGCCGGGCGTCGCGTCCACGATCCCCCGCATCGCCCCCGACGTGCAGCGGGCCAACGCGGTGCTCCGGGTCGTGGAGGCGCTGATGACCATGGCGGGCCCGGCCGCCGCCGGTCTGCTCGTCGCCCTGTGGAACGCCGGTGCGGCCTTCGCCGTCAACGGCGCGGCCTTCGCGGTCAGTGCCGTCTGCTTCACCCTGATGCGGATCGCGCCGGTCCCCTCCGACGGGATCCGGCGCGGCTCGATGGCCTCCGAACTCGCGCTCGGCTGGCGCGAGTTCCGCGCCCGCAGCTGGCTGTGGGGGGTCATCGCCATCTGGACGGTGTACGGGCTGACCGTCGCGGGCCCGATGGTGCCGCTCACCGCGAGCCTGGTGACCGAGCAGCACGGCTCGGCGACGTACGGCGTGCTGATGGCCGTCAACGGCGCGGGCAGCGCCGTCGGCGGCCTGCTCGCCCTCCGGCTCCGCCCGGTCCGCCCGCTGGCCGCCGGCGCGGTCGCGCTGCTCGGCCTCCCGGTGAACCTGCTGCTGCTCGGCACCGGCGCGGCCGTGCCGCTGCTGTACGCGGGCCAGTTCGTCGGCGGCGCGGCCTTCGCCTTCTGGCTGGTGATGTGGTCGACGGCGGTCCAGACGCACGTCCCGCAGGACGCGCTGAACCGGATGCACGCGTACGACGTGGCCGGGTCGCTGCTGATGATGGGCGTCGGCCGGACGCTGTCGGGCCCGGTGGCGGCGGTGGTCGGCGCGGAACAGGTGCTGCTGGCCGGCGCGGGGATCGCGGTGCTGGTGGTGACGGCGCTGCTGCTGGTGCGCCCGATCAGGACGCTGCCGAGGCTGTAG
- a CDS encoding MFS transporter — MTQSIETAETAESPEPAASPAPRPAPAPRVHRAWFVAAVTFVTIIGAAAFASLPGLLIEPLHGEFRWSRGTIGFAVSVNLALYGLTAPFAAALMDRFGIRKVVAVALTVIAAGSVLTVWMTAAWQLVLFWGVLVGLGSGSMALAFAATVTNRWFVARRGLVTGILTAAGASGQLVFLPLLSWLVEHHGWRPAAVTVALAALAVVPFVWLLLRDHPADVGLAPYGGEYAAKPAPVTGAARRALTVLFKAARTGPFWLLAGTFAICGASTNGLVKTHFVPAAHDHGMPVTAAAGLLAVIGVFDVVGTIASGWFTDRFEARRLLAVYYALRGVSLLFLPMLLAPAVHPPMLFFIVFYGLDWVATVPPTIALCREHYGEDSAIVFGWVLASHQVGAAVIAFAGGVARDVFGSYDVVWYASGALCAAAALMALVIRRPVATR, encoded by the coding sequence GTGACCCAGTCAATCGAGACGGCCGAGACCGCAGAGTCCCCCGAGCCCGCAGCGTCCCCCGCCCCCCGCCCCGCTCCCGCCCCCCGCGTGCACCGCGCCTGGTTCGTCGCGGCCGTCACCTTCGTCACGATCATCGGGGCGGCGGCCTTCGCGTCGCTGCCCGGTCTGCTCATCGAGCCGCTGCACGGCGAGTTCCGGTGGTCGCGCGGCACGATCGGCTTCGCGGTCTCCGTGAACCTCGCGCTGTACGGCCTGACGGCGCCGTTCGCGGCGGCGCTGATGGACCGCTTCGGCATCCGGAAGGTCGTCGCGGTCGCCCTGACGGTCATCGCGGCCGGCTCGGTCCTCACCGTGTGGATGACGGCGGCCTGGCAGCTGGTCCTGTTCTGGGGCGTCCTCGTCGGCCTCGGCAGCGGCTCCATGGCCCTGGCGTTCGCCGCGACGGTCACCAACCGCTGGTTCGTCGCGCGCCGCGGCCTGGTCACCGGCATCCTGACCGCGGCCGGCGCCTCGGGCCAGCTGGTCTTCCTGCCGCTGCTGTCCTGGCTGGTCGAGCACCACGGCTGGCGCCCCGCCGCCGTCACGGTCGCGCTGGCCGCGCTCGCGGTGGTGCCCTTCGTCTGGCTGCTGCTGCGCGACCACCCGGCGGACGTGGGCCTGGCCCCGTACGGCGGGGAGTACGCCGCGAAGCCCGCCCCGGTCACGGGCGCGGCCCGCCGCGCGCTCACCGTCCTGTTCAAGGCGGCCCGCACCGGCCCCTTCTGGCTCCTGGCCGGCACCTTCGCGATCTGCGGCGCCTCCACCAACGGCCTGGTGAAGACCCACTTCGTGCCCGCCGCCCACGACCACGGCATGCCGGTGACCGCGGCGGCCGGACTGCTCGCCGTGATCGGCGTCTTCGACGTGGTCGGCACGATCGCCTCGGGCTGGTTCACCGACCGGTTCGAGGCCCGCCGCCTCCTGGCCGTCTACTACGCCCTGCGCGGCGTCTCGCTGCTCTTCCTGCCGATGCTGCTGGCGCCGGCCGTGCACCCGCCGATGCTGTTCTTCATCGTCTTCTACGGCCTCGACTGGGTCGCCACGGTCCCGCCGACCATCGCCCTGTGCCGCGAGCACTACGGCGAGGACAGCGCCATCGTCTTCGGCTGGGTCCTCGCCTCCCACCAGGTGGGTGCCGCCGTCATCGCCTTCGCCGGCGGGGTCGCCCGCGACGTCTTCGGCTCCTACGACGTCGTCTGGTACGCCTCCGGCGCCCTGTGCGCGGCGGCGGCCCTGATGGCCCTCGTCATCCGGCGGCCCGTCGCTACGCGCTGA
- a CDS encoding flavin reductase family protein, producing MAATAVRYLRSAGAPTAVEPLPRPALRAVRDDERLSVDPAEFRRVLGHFASGVTIVTALDAEGPAGFACQSFASLSLDPPLIAFMVARTSTTWPRIARAGRFCVNILGADQGELCRAFAVSGADKFAGVDWTPAPATGSPRLPDAPAWLDCTITTVHTGGDHLIVVGRVESLGATDGTADPLLFHRGRFGRFSA from the coding sequence ATGGCGGCCACCGCCGTCCGATACCTCAGGTCGGCCGGTGCGCCCACGGCCGTGGAACCCCTGCCCCGCCCCGCGCTGCGCGCCGTGCGGGACGACGAACGCCTGTCGGTCGACCCCGCCGAGTTCCGGCGCGTGCTCGGGCACTTCGCGAGCGGGGTCACGATCGTGACGGCCCTGGACGCGGAAGGCCCGGCGGGCTTCGCCTGCCAGTCCTTCGCGTCGCTCTCCCTCGACCCGCCGCTGATCGCCTTCATGGTCGCCCGCACCTCGACGACCTGGCCCCGGATCGCCCGCGCGGGCCGCTTCTGCGTCAACATCCTCGGCGCCGACCAGGGCGAGCTGTGCCGGGCCTTCGCGGTGAGCGGCGCCGACAAGTTCGCCGGCGTCGACTGGACCCCCGCCCCGGCCACCGGCTCCCCGCGGCTGCCGGACGCCCCGGCCTGGCTCGACTGCACGATCACCACCGTGCACACGGGCGGCGACCACCTGATCGTGGTCGGCCGCGTCGAGTCCCTCGGCGCCACGGACGGCACGGCCGACCCGCTGCTGTTCCACCGGGGGCGGTTCGGGCGGTTCAGCGCGTAG
- a CDS encoding MarR family transcriptional regulator has product MPENADDTVRELLLLMPRLVGRAKRIPVPEPLRSLDLAPRHLSLLALLLFDGAMSVNELAARLEVAPTTVSLLVGDLSRKGVLERREDERDRRRRIVRITDAHTPAITAWLAPGATAWRTALAPLTAEQRRLFVDTLLAYEAAVGGSD; this is encoded by the coding sequence ATGCCCGAGAACGCCGACGACACCGTCCGCGAGCTGCTGCTGCTCATGCCCCGCCTGGTCGGCCGGGCCAAGCGGATCCCGGTGCCCGAACCGCTGCGCTCCCTCGACCTGGCCCCGCGCCACCTCTCCCTGCTCGCACTGCTCCTCTTCGACGGGGCGATGTCCGTGAACGAGCTCGCCGCCCGGCTGGAGGTCGCACCGACCACGGTCAGCCTGCTCGTGGGCGACCTGAGCCGGAAGGGCGTCCTGGAGCGGCGCGAGGACGAGCGGGACCGGCGCCGCCGGATCGTCCGGATCACCGACGCGCACACCCCAGCCATCACCGCCTGGCTGGCCCCGGGCGCCACGGCCTGGCGCACGGCCCTCGCCCCGCTGACGGCGGAGCAGCGCCGCCTCTTCGTGGACACCCTGCTCGCCTACGAGGCGGCGGTGGGCGGGTCCGACTGA
- a CDS encoding enoyl-CoA hydratase/isomerase family protein, with protein sequence MSDVLHAVENGVSWITLNRPEAMNAVTWDQRERIIALLADASADPGVRAVVITATGRGFCAGADLRGGPPASPGDGGRVQGDVARMIRGGAQRFIAAVMDCEKPVIAAVNGTAAGIGAHLAFACDLVLAAEPAKFVEVFARRGIVPDGGGAYLLPRLVGPQRAKELMFFGDAVPAAEARAMGLVNRVVPAEELEKTAREWAERLAQGPTRALALTKRLVNASLDGDRASAFAAEADAQELCMTTRDAQEGVAAFVERRTPAYEGR encoded by the coding sequence ATGTCGGACGTCCTGCACGCCGTCGAGAACGGCGTCTCGTGGATCACGCTCAACCGGCCCGAGGCGATGAACGCCGTCACCTGGGACCAGCGGGAACGGATCATCGCGCTCCTCGCGGACGCGTCCGCCGACCCCGGCGTCCGGGCCGTGGTGATCACGGCCACCGGCCGCGGCTTCTGCGCGGGCGCGGACCTGCGCGGCGGGCCGCCCGCGTCCCCGGGGGACGGGGGGCGGGTCCAGGGCGACGTGGCCCGGATGATCCGCGGGGGCGCCCAGCGCTTCATCGCGGCCGTCATGGACTGCGAGAAGCCGGTGATCGCGGCGGTGAACGGGACGGCCGCCGGGATCGGGGCGCACCTGGCGTTCGCCTGCGACCTGGTGCTGGCGGCCGAGCCGGCGAAGTTCGTGGAGGTGTTCGCCCGGCGCGGGATCGTGCCGGACGGCGGCGGGGCGTACCTGCTGCCGCGCCTGGTCGGCCCGCAGCGGGCGAAGGAGCTGATGTTCTTCGGCGACGCCGTGCCGGCGGCGGAGGCGCGGGCGATGGGCCTGGTGAACCGGGTGGTGCCGGCGGAGGAGCTGGAGAAGACGGCCCGCGAGTGGGCCGAACGCCTGGCCCAGGGCCCGACCCGGGCCCTGGCCCTCACCAAGCGCCTGGTGAACGCGTCCCTGGACGGCGACCGGGCGTCCGCCTTCGCGGCGGAGGCGGACGCCCAGGAGCTCTGCATGACCACGCGGGACGCGCAGGAGGGCGTGGCGGCCTTCGTGGAGCGGCGGACGCCGGCGTACGAGGGGCGGTGA